A window from Nycticebus coucang isolate mNycCou1 chromosome X, mNycCou1.pri, whole genome shotgun sequence encodes these proteins:
- the LOC128577547 gene encoding gamma-secretase subunit PEN-2-like produces the protein MVVRDSRICHLGSRLGSHPSDRPLERPAPSATMNLERVSNEEKLNLCRKYYLGGFAFLPFLWLVNIFWFFREAFLVPAYTEQSQIKGYVWHSAVGFLFWVFVLTTWITIFQIHRPRWGALGDYLSFTIPLGTP, from the coding sequence ATGGTTGTTCGTGATTCTCGCATCTGTCACTTAGGGTCAAGGCTTGGGTCTCACCCCTCAGACCGACCCTTGGAACGACCGGCCCCCAGCGCAACTATGAACTTGGAGCGGGTGTCCAATGAGGAGAAGTTGAATCTGTGCCGGAAATACTACCTGGGTGGGtttgctttccttccttttctctggttGGTTAACATCTTCTGGTTCTTCCGAGAGGCCTTCCTTGTCCCAGCCTACACAGAGCAGAGCCAAATCAAAGGCTATGTCTGGCACTCAGCTGTGGGCTTCCTCTTCTGGGTGTTTGTGCTCACCACATGGATCACCATCTTCCAGATCCACAGGCCCCGCTGGGGTGCCCTAGGGGACTACCTCTCCTTCACCATACCCCTGGGCACCCCCTAA